The following DNA comes from Acidobacteriota bacterium.
CCGTTGAACATCGCCGGCAAGCCGCTGTTCGGCATCCCGGCCAACATTCCGATCGTCTTCGAATCGACCGTCCTCTTCGCGGCGATCTCCGCGTTCGTGGGCATGCTGATTGCCAACGGCCTGCCGCGCTGGTATCAGCCGGTGCTTCGCAGTGAACGCTTCCGGCGGGTGACCAACGACCGCTTCTTCATCGTCATCGAGGCGCGGGATCCCAGCTTCGATCCGGAGAAAACCCGCGCTTTCCTCGAGTCCTTGGGAGGACTCGGCGTCGAAGTCGTGGAGGACTGAGGCGATGCCGAGACCGATGGTCTACCTGTTGATCCTGCTGGTTTGCCTGTCGTTCGTTCCCCTGGCGTGGATCGCCCGGGCGCGGACCCGCGTGTCCTCCCAGCCCCGTATCCACATCGTTCCGGATATGGATTCCCAGGAAAAGTTCAAGGCCCAGTCCGCGAGTTTGCTTTTTTCGGACGGAAGGGCGATGAGGCTGCCCGTCGATGGCACCATCGCCCAGGGTGAGCTGCAAGAGGACGACCACTACTACCGGGGCAAGGTCGGCGAGGCCTTCGCGACGACTTTCCCCGGGCAGGTGCGGGTCGACCGCGCCCTGCTCGAACGGGGAAGAGAGCGCTACGGTATCTACTGCGCCCCGTGCCACGGCCAGGCCGGTGACGGCGACGGCATGGTCGCCCGTCGCGCCGAAGAACTCGGGGAGGGCACCTGGACGCCGCCGTCGAACCTGCACGACCAGACGGTGGTCGAGCGACCCGTGGGGCACATCTACAACACGATCGCCAACGGAATCCGGAACATGCCCGCCTACGGTTCGCAGGTTCCAGTGGCCGATCGCTGGGCCATCGTGGCCTACGTTCGCGCGCTTCAGCGGAGCCGGCGCGCGAGCATCGACGAGGTTCCGGCGGACAAGCGGTCGACTCTCCGCTGAGGCGAGGTGGGTGATGCAGCAGATCACGGACATCAGCCGGGAAAACCGCTTTCTCGAGGGCTTGTCGGCCCGGCTGACCCTTGTTGGACTGGTTCTCGGCGTGCTGGGCCTGGGGGCGGCGTTCGGCCTGGCCCAGGGCGCTGAAGGGGGGATGCACCGCCTGTGGTGGTCCTACCTGGTGAACTGGGTTTTCTTTCTCAGCATTTCGTTGGGAGCGCTGGGCTTCGTCCTGATCCAGCACCTGGCCAAGGCCGGCTGGTCGGTGGTGCTCCGGAGGATCGCCGAGGGCTTGGCGGCCAATACGTTGATCTGCGGCCTGCTGTTCGTGCCCCTCTACTTCGGGCTTCACGATCTCTATCACTGGCTCGATGCCGAAGCCGTGGCCCACGATCATATCCTGCAGCACAAGGCGGGGTATCTGAACCTGGACTTCTTCCTCGTCCGCGTGGCGCTCTACTTCATCGCCTGGGTCGGTGGGAGTCTCTTCCTGTTGCGGACATCCATCAAGCAGGACCGGACCGGTGACTATCGCTTGACCCAGCGCATGGAGAAGGTATCGGCCCCGCTGATGTTCGTCTACGCCCTGACCGTCACCCTGGCCGCTTTCGATCTGTTGATGTCCCTCGATCCCCACTGGTTCAGCACGATCTTCGGCGTGTACTTCTTCGCCGGCGGATTCCTGGCCTTTTTCGCGCTTCTGCCGGGAATCGTCTGGTGGCTGCAAGGCCGTGGCCGCCTGGAGCGGGCCATTACCCCCGAGCACTTCCAGGACATGGGCAAGTTCATGTTCGCCTTCCTCGTCTTCTGGGGTTACATCGCCTTTTCCCAGTTCATGCTGATCTGGTACGGCAACCTCCCCGAGGAGATCGGCTGGTACCTTCGCCGGGAAGCGGGGACCTGGTCCGACGTGGCGTGGTTGATCGTCGTGGGGCATTTCATGCTGCCCTTCGTGTTCCTGATGTCCAAGCACGTCAAGCGCAGGCTGCCGATCCTGGTCCTGGCCGGACTGTGGCTGCTGGCGATGCATTGGATCGAGCTTTACTGGATCGTGCTGCCGGAGATGAACCACGAGGCGGCGGAGGTGCCCTGGAGCCTGTTCGACCTGCTGTGCCTGGTAGGCATCGGCGGTTTCTACCTGGCGGGCTGGTCCCGGTTGATCGGCAAGGCGGCGCTGGTGCCTGAGAAGGATCCCCGCCTCGGCGAGTCGCTGAGTTTCGAAAATGTCTGATCCCGTGGCAAGCCGGGCGTCCGGCGACGCCCGCGCCGGGTCCGCGGCGGCGGGATGAGGAGAGCGTGATGTGGAGCAAGGGACAAGGCGATCCTGACCCCCTGGCCCTGGGTTTCGTCCTGGCCGCCGGGTGCATCATCGTCATTGCGACCGTGCTGGCCCTGGAGGGCTTCTACAACTTTGCGGAGCGGCGGATGCTCGAACAGAGAGTCGTGGCCGTCGAGGATACGACCCTCGCCCGCGTCCGTGCCGAGCAACTCGAGAAACTGACGGAATATCGCTGGATCGACCAGCAGGCGGGCCGGGTGCAGGTGCCCATCGAGCGGGCCATGGAGCTCGTGATCGAGGATGAGGCACGGGGTGGGGGGGGACGGTGAAGCCGTCGCTGCCCATCGCCTTGCTGGCGCTGCTCGTCGCGGGACCGGCGGCGGCCCAGACCGTCAAGGCGGTACCCGACGAACTCCAGGGAGTGGGCGTGACCGAGCACCTGGGCCGCAGGCTTCCCGCGGACCTGGAACTGGTCGACGAAAACGGGCGGCGGGTGGTCCTGGGCGACTACTTCGATGGCCGCCGACCGGTGATCCTCAGTCTCGGCTATTTTCGTTGCCCGATGCTCTGCAACCTGATCTGGAACAGCCTGGTCGATACGCTGCGTGAACTGGAGTGGACCGCGGGCCAGGAATTCACGATCCTGACCGTCAGCATCGATCCCGATGAAACCGCGGCCCTCGCGGCGGCCAAGAAAGAAAACTACATCCGCAGCTACCAGCGGCCTTCGGCGGCGGCGGGCTGGCATTTTCTGACCGCCGAGCAGCCGGTGATCACCGAATTGGCGACTCAAGTCGGATTCGATTACCGCTATCTCCGGGAGCAGGACGAGTTCGCCCACACGGCCGTGCTCTTCATGCTCTCGCCCGAAGGGAAGATCGTACGCTATCTCTATGGAGTCTCGCAGGAGCCCAAGACCCTTCGCCTGGCCCTGGTCGAGGCCTCGGAGGGTACGATCGGTACGACTCTCGATCGGGTGATTCTCTACTGCTTTCACTACGACGCGAAGGAAAGACGCTACACCCCCGCGGCGATGGCGCTGATGCGGGTGATGGGGGCGATCACGATCGCGGCACTCGGATCGGTCCTCTTGGTGCTTTGGCGGGTTGACAGGCGCCGAAAAAAGAAGATGGCCGCGACGGAAGCACGATGATGAGCCTGTTCGATCACCTCCTCGGCGCGGTGGCGCTGGCGGGGCCCGGCGATGGTTTGAGCCTGCCCGTTCGGGCGGCCGACGTGGCCGACTCGGTGGATTGGACCTTCAACTACATTTTCTATGTCAGCGTTTTCTTTTTCGTGCTGATCACGGCGCTGGCGGTGATTTTCGTGGTGAAGTTCCGCTACCGCGGCGATCGCGAACTCGGCCAGGGGCCTTCCCACAGCACCGCTCTCGAGCTGACCTGGACGATCATCCCCAGCATCCTGGTGATCGTGATGTTCTACTCCGGCTTCAAGGGTTACATGCAGATGAACCTGCCGCAGCAGAACGCCTACGAGATCCTGGTCAACGCCCAGAAGTGGTCCTGGGAGTTCACCTATCCCAACGGTTATGTCGACAAGGATCTGCACCTTCCGGTCGATCGTGAAATCCGCCTCGTGCTTTCCTCCAACGACGTGATTCACAGCCTCTTCATCCCGGCCTTCCGGGTCAAGAAAGACGTCGTTCCCGGGCGCTACAACAAGCTGTGGTTCAAGGCCAATCGGCCGGGAACCTACACGCTGCTGTGCGCCGAGTACTGCGGGACCAGTCACTCGGACATGCTGGCCCAGGTGATCGTCCATCCCGCCGGTGAGTTCGATCAGTGGTTGACCCTGGCCTCGGATTTCATCGCGGCGATGCCTCCCGTGGAGGCCGGCGAGCGCGTGTTCAAGACCCGGGGCTGCACCCAGTGCCATACGGTCGATGGCAACCGGGGCATCGGACCGACTCTCAAGGGTGTCTTCGGGCACGAGGTGACGATGAAGGACGGCACCAGGGTGTTGGTCGACGAAGACTACATTCGCGAATCGATCCTCAATCCGCAGGCCAAGGTGGTCGAAGGATACGAACCGGTGATGCCTACCTTCCAGGGAAGAATCAAGGACAAAGAGATCACGGTCCTGATCGAGTACATCAAGAGCCTCAGCTCGGGCGGCCCCGAGGCGGCCCCGGAGGAGAAGCCATGACCGCCATCGATGCCGGCGCGCAGGCGGAGACGAACTACCTCGGCGCCTCCCGCGGGATTCTCTCGTGGATTTTCACCCTCGACCACAAGCGGGTCGGCGTGATGTATCTGGTCTCGACGCTGACCATGTTCGCGCTCGGGGGCTTTTTCGCGATGCTCGTGCGTACGGAGCTGCTCACGCCCGAGCGTACGATCATGGGGCCCGATACCTACAACAAGATGTTCACCCTCCATGGAGCGGTGATGATCTTCCTCTTCCTGATCCCGGCGATTCCAGCGGCCCTGGGCAATTTCGTCCTGCCCCTGCAGCTCGGTGCCCGGGACGTGGCCTTTCCCCGGCTCAACCTGGCCAGCTACCACATCTACATGTTCGGCGCGTTCTTCGCGATCTGGACCCTGGCCACCGGCGGGGTCGACACCGGCTGGACCTTTTACACGCCCTACAGCACGACGACCAACACCAGCGTGGTGTCGATGACCCTCGCGGCGTTCATCCTGGGTTTTTCCTCGATCTTCACGGGACTGAACTTCATTGTCACGGTGCACAAGATGCGTGCGCCGGGCATGACCTGGTTCAAGCTTCCGCTCAACGTTTGGGCGCTCTATGCCACCTCTGTGATCCAGATCCTCGCCACCCCGGTGCTGGCCATCACCCTCCTGCTGCTGGCCCTCGAGAGGGTCTTCGGCATCGGGATCTTCGACCCCAACCTCGGTGGTGACCCGGTGCTCTTCCAGCACTTCTTCTGGTTCTACTCCCACCCGGCGGTCTACATCATGGTGCTGCCGGCGATGGGGATCATGTCGGAGACGATCTCGGTCTTCTCGCGCAAGCATATTTTCGGCTACAAGTTCATCGCCTTCTCCTCGGTGGCCATTGCCCTGATCGGTTTCTTCGTCTGGGGACACCACATGTACACCTCGGGGCAGTCGAACCTGGCCAGTACGATCTTCTCGTTCCTGACCTTTGCCGTGGCGATTCCGTCCGCGATCAAGGTTTTCAACTGGCTGGCGACGCTCTACGGCGGCTCGATTCGGCTCGACACGCCGATGATCTATGCCTTGTCTTTCATGTTCCTCTTCCTGATCGGCGGGCTGACCGGCCTCTTTCTCGGCACGCTTTCGGTCGACGTCCACCTGCACGACACGTACTTCGTCGTGGCCCACTTTCACTATGTGATGGTTTGTGGGACCGTGACGGCGTTTCTCGCCGGCCTGCACTATTGGTGGCCCAAGATCACGGGCCGGATGTACAACGAGAAACTGGGGCGGATCGCCGCGGTTCTCGTCTTCCTGGGCTTCAACCTGAGCTTCTTCGTGCAGTTCCTGATGGGCTACAACGGTATGCCCCGGCGCTATTACAACTACCTGCCCAAGTATCACTCCG
Coding sequences within:
- a CDS encoding DUF3341 domain-containing protein codes for the protein MSGQEPRIWGMMTEFDDVAKAVHAAEKVRDAGYEYWDTHTPFPVHGLSDAMGMRDTRLPWLVLACGATGATLGLAMQLWMNGVDYPLNIAGKPLFGIPANIPIVFESTVLFAAISAFVGMLIANGLPRWYQPVLRSERFRRVTNDRFFIVIEARDPSFDPEKTRAFLESLGGLGVEVVED
- a CDS encoding cytochrome c codes for the protein MPRPMVYLLILLVCLSFVPLAWIARARTRVSSQPRIHIVPDMDSQEKFKAQSASLLFSDGRAMRLPVDGTIAQGELQEDDHYYRGKVGEAFATTFPGQVRVDRALLERGRERYGIYCAPCHGQAGDGDGMVARRAEELGEGTWTPPSNLHDQTVVERPVGHIYNTIANGIRNMPAYGSQVPVADRWAIVAYVRALQRSRRASIDEVPADKRSTLR
- a CDS encoding quinol:cytochrome C oxidoreductase, with protein sequence MQQITDISRENRFLEGLSARLTLVGLVLGVLGLGAAFGLAQGAEGGMHRLWWSYLVNWVFFLSISLGALGFVLIQHLAKAGWSVVLRRIAEGLAANTLICGLLFVPLYFGLHDLYHWLDAEAVAHDHILQHKAGYLNLDFFLVRVALYFIAWVGGSLFLLRTSIKQDRTGDYRLTQRMEKVSAPLMFVYALTVTLAAFDLLMSLDPHWFSTIFGVYFFAGGFLAFFALLPGIVWWLQGRGRLERAITPEHFQDMGKFMFAFLVFWGYIAFSQFMLIWYGNLPEEIGWYLRREAGTWSDVAWLIVVGHFMLPFVFLMSKHVKRRLPILVLAGLWLLAMHWIELYWIVLPEMNHEAAEVPWSLFDLLCLVGIGGFYLAGWSRLIGKAALVPEKDPRLGESLSFENV
- a CDS encoding SCO family protein; this translates as MKPSLPIALLALLVAGPAAAQTVKAVPDELQGVGVTEHLGRRLPADLELVDENGRRVVLGDYFDGRRPVILSLGYFRCPMLCNLIWNSLVDTLRELEWTAGQEFTILTVSIDPDETAALAAAKKENYIRSYQRPSAAAGWHFLTAEQPVITELATQVGFDYRYLREQDEFAHTAVLFMLSPEGKIVRYLYGVSQEPKTLRLALVEASEGTIGTTLDRVILYCFHYDAKERRYTPAAMALMRVMGAITIAALGSVLLVLWRVDRRRKKKMAATEAR
- the coxB gene encoding cytochrome c oxidase subunit II, translating into MMSLFDHLLGAVALAGPGDGLSLPVRAADVADSVDWTFNYIFYVSVFFFVLITALAVIFVVKFRYRGDRELGQGPSHSTALELTWTIIPSILVIVMFYSGFKGYMQMNLPQQNAYEILVNAQKWSWEFTYPNGYVDKDLHLPVDREIRLVLSSNDVIHSLFIPAFRVKKDVVPGRYNKLWFKANRPGTYTLLCAEYCGTSHSDMLAQVIVHPAGEFDQWLTLASDFIAAMPPVEAGERVFKTRGCTQCHTVDGNRGIGPTLKGVFGHEVTMKDGTRVLVDEDYIRESILNPQAKVVEGYEPVMPTFQGRIKDKEITVLIEYIKSLSSGGPEAAPEEKP
- the ctaD gene encoding cytochrome c oxidase subunit I; translated protein: MTAIDAGAQAETNYLGASRGILSWIFTLDHKRVGVMYLVSTLTMFALGGFFAMLVRTELLTPERTIMGPDTYNKMFTLHGAVMIFLFLIPAIPAALGNFVLPLQLGARDVAFPRLNLASYHIYMFGAFFAIWTLATGGVDTGWTFYTPYSTTTNTSVVSMTLAAFILGFSSIFTGLNFIVTVHKMRAPGMTWFKLPLNVWALYATSVIQILATPVLAITLLLLALERVFGIGIFDPNLGGDPVLFQHFFWFYSHPAVYIMVLPAMGIMSETISVFSRKHIFGYKFIAFSSVAIALIGFFVWGHHMYTSGQSNLASTIFSFLTFAVAIPSAIKVFNWLATLYGGSIRLDTPMIYALSFMFLFLIGGLTGLFLGTLSVDVHLHDTYFVVAHFHYVMVCGTVTAFLAGLHYWWPKITGRMYNEKLGRIAAVLVFLGFNLSFFVQFLMGYNGMPRRYYNYLPKYHSGHVISTVGAYLTGIALVMVLFYLLASLRNGRKAPANPWGGATLEWETASPPPPTNFESTPDGSRDPYDFTDLTWKGEAEGWVHRSAAAAEGRA